The DNA sequence atatatactttttactatattttattaaaactaaaatagtTTGTTCAATATTATCATGAACCGTCCGATTCATTAAATTAGTTATTCCCGATTCTGAATTCAATTTAGGTGTGCTCGCTTGAGGTGTACCATGTTGGGTCAGGGTGGGGGTTGCCCGAGTTTGACCAGACGGGTAATGATATATCTCCAACTTTTTTACAAattacaactcattttaaaacTAATCAACGGAATCATATCACagagttttaaaataattgcaaaAGAGCTGAAAGTACATTCAAGAAGTGTCACAAAGTAGTTAATTTTGTATGGCATAATGAAAAAAGAATCAGGAGCAGTAATTCagagaataatatatataccaaaGTGAGCCCCAAGAATACCCACAATTACAAAGCTATACCCCCCCTTTCTTCTCAGAGAAGAGAGAACAACAAAATCTCTATATACATCACCACAGAAATCACAGTGTAATGCTTAAGTAGCACCTTCACTTTTCACCTTTTATCTCAGCCGAGCCCCATTAGAACACCTTCCCCCAATTCTTATTCATCTTCAAGCCAAAACTAGAAACAACTTCAACCAGCTCAACACCTGAAAATTCTCTGCATTAACACCCCTCTTCCAAAAGCCACAATAGGGTATAAAAGACGACAATAACAAAGAATGCAAAAAGTTCGGCTGATACAAAATATATGTGAAGTGAGGATAATTTTGCAAAGACAATTCTAACTATTACCATGACTGTTATCTTGATAGAAACAATTGAGCAGGCTGGAGAGATCGATGAGGTGCTGAGTTCTCTGCAATCATGGTTTGGGACCGGTTTACCATGTCAGCCATGGATGGGGTTTGGTACGCTTGCACAAGGCTTGTACTATCTGTGGAATCACCTCGCGCTGTTGCCCTCTGCCACGAGTGTGAGCTCAATCCTGATAGAATATAAGCCCTTCCAGATGCCTCGTATACCTGACGATTTGCCATTCTTTCTTGTATCTCCTTCAACTCAGCACAAAGTGAGTTGGATAAGCGGTCACTAGCTTGTGCAGAGGCAGTTTGAGACAATACCCTATGACAGCTCTCTAGGATGGAGACTGCACCAGCTAGATCACCATTTTCAGCTGCAACTCTAGCCTCAGCCATTGCCTCTGCTGCACGAAGCCTATTCCGCTCCCTGTCCACTTGCATGGAAACGACCAGTTCACTAGTGATTTCGGGTCTCTGGATCTTTACTTCATTCGTTTCTTCCAAACTCACCATTTGCTTTGTAATAGGGTGTCTATAAATGCATCTAACATTTAACAATGACATCTCCTCAGAGGAACAAACTGGAATATTGACTGCCACCAAAAAATTCCTTTCCTCTTCAGCATACAAGACCCCAAGATTGATAAAACCCATTCTTCCATCTGCCACCATGCTGGTTTGGTAACCTCCTGCCTTTATTGAACTGAGTTGCAAACTCGGGTGAACGCACTCAACTCCGATTTGTAGCTCTTGTACCACAACACTCAGGAGGCCTCCAATGCATTGTGCGAATGCATCCTGAATCACACCTTCAGCTTCTATGAAAGAAAATGTCCCCCCTGAAATCTCAGAGATCGAGTGCATTGATGCAGCATCATGATCTGTGCCAAATCCAAATGCATGCACCGGAATTTGCAAGCCTTCACCACCATTACGACATATTGAGGGGGGTAAAAGTGATTGGTAGTCTATTTGAACACGGGCCCCATTATAACTGACAGTATATGTATCCTGCCCATCAGATAATAGTATGATGCTGCCAACTGGGTTCTTCCACTTGCGGTCTACCAACACCTTGGCGCCTTTTCTTAGGCCCTCAGCAATGTTTGTCCCACCATTTGAAATCAGAGCATTGACATCCTGTAAAGCCTGCCGCCGTCCGCTATCAGTCATTCGACGGAGAGGAAAGAGGCGACAGGCTGTAGACGAGAAGGCAATGATGGAAAGCCGATCAGAGGGCCCAAGGTTCTCTATTACAAAGCCCATGGCTCTTTTTAGCAAGGCCAGCTTGGTACCTGCCATGCTGCCACTAACATCAAGCACTGTGACAAGGTCAACTGGAGCACGAGAGTTTCGACATACTGGCGGCAATTCAGTCAGGTTTCCGTTTCGATCCTGCCTTTCACTTGTAACAGGAGCCTTGAGATGTATTAGTACAGTGAAATCAGTGTGAGAGGCTGATCTAGGAACAGCAGAAACTTCTGGATAAgttttaatgtgtattattccAATAGCATTGTCAACAGCAGCTTCATTAGCAGATGTACGTGTCTCGGTAATCTCAGTTTGGTGATCCAAaacttcatcatcatcaaaGACACTGGGCTCAGGGGTTTGAAATATTGTAGAAATCTCCCCATTTGTGCCTAACCGAGGGGGAAGGAGGCGTCGCCGAACAGTCATCCAGCCATCACCTTGGGGCCTACTTACTGGGTTGATTTGGGACCTTCCATGGGAAAGATCATATGCAGGGGTTTGAAATGGAATTTCTTTCCATTTTGCACGACAGATTGGGCAAATTTGGTTCCCATGTTTCACATTAGAGGTAATACAGTGGAAGTGAAAAGAATGGGAGCATTCTGCAGTGAAAATGGCATGACCCTGGCCTGGTTTCATGTTGGTCAGGCATATTGCACAGGTCCTCTGCAGTTTTGAAAGAGAAGCATGTGAGATTGAATGATCCCAATCTAGGATAAGAAATAGGTACAATCACAAGCATTCatgcaaaaataaacaaagtaaTGAAATTTCATTGCCATGAATTGATCTGCAAGCTTAATGATgcacaattaaataaatcacTATTTTACAAGCAGAGAACAGGCtatgcttttctttttgataagttagaAAAAAGGCTATGAttattgttgtacttcaatgatgataaaaaaaagattgaaattaacaatgaaattattttcagATGCtggaactcttttttttttttctttttcttttttttttttttgtcagggAACCTccccaaggcagggccctttggacccaccccctACAAAGTAAACCCCGGTCCCTTGCACCCCACCCTCGGAAGTTTTcctacacggaactggttaaatcacTGGCTTTTCACTAGGGGGTGTGGCCTCAAATGATTGTTTACACCCGTGAAGTGTTGAATCTTGGaccttgaagaaagtgagaccccaagaccaaggccttcaccacttgggccaatcCCTTGGGGTTTCAAATGCTGGAACTTTAAAGCCCTCTTCGCCTAGAATCCCATTTTGTGTATTTTCTAAAGCTAGAATAGCATTTTAAGTTATTGCAGAAATGTTCATATTGAAGTTCATCATAAGTAACAAAGAAATCATATTTCACAATTCAAATGCTCATAATAATAAAGGCATCCGCTTGAATTTTACAAGCAGAGCATTACCATTATGAAAGTAGAGATCTAAAAATTTCTCTCCCTGACGAATATGAAAGGTTGCATTATGAAAGTTCTTATCGAAAAATGTTTTCGTATTTCAATTTCGGGACTCAGATCCAAAGCAGATTCGTGAATCTGAGTACACCAACAAAATGATATTCTAGGATAAATGTAAGATTGCCAGAGGTCATCATGAATTATAGAGTCTAGGAACGACCCTTTCTGTCCACATGCTGGTCCACTACCAAGACCAGTGCATGAAAAGATGAAATACAATGTAACTTATCTACACTACAGCTGCCAATTTcgagaaaaaagttaaaaacaattTATTCCAGATACTGTATGACCCCTCCATAGATCAGCTAAACAACGAGTAAAGGAAGTCAATGATAGGTAGTCAAAAACTTGTGGACAACATCATGGATATTTAACTGCAATCAACCGGTGACTTTAAAAAGTAAGAATAATGAAACAATTCTCAAACCTGTTCTTTTTCTGGCAGAAATACTCCAAAACTAATGATGAAGCTTTCAatagcaaaagaaaaacaaaacaaagaaaagaaaatacaaaaagtcCATCAAAAGAAGTGTAAATAATGAATTGCTCTagtatttcctttttatttttattttcttcaatccTGCCATCTGATCTGTAGAAGCTTATTGCAGGAAAGTTCCCAATCAACGGTATGGTCTTTTGGAAAATTGACATcaaaaggggagagagaggagagagggaagGAGGCTAATATGCACTTGTGCTGACAAGACAAATCACTTTGGTTCAAGGGGGgatgaaaaggaaagaaatagagAAGTGCAGCAGGGTATTCCTTTTCTAATAAGCCAAAAGACCAAGGTCCTCAAAGGGACAACTCCACTTTACCCAACCCCACAAGCCTCGGCACACTTGAAAACAACATGACAATCAATACCCACCTCCACAATAGTCATTGATATCACATTATCACCATCCCCACCAATTGAAAACAATGAGTGAGACAGATTATAAGATACATATTACCAGTAacgatatatttataaaaatagatcACATCAACTAACTCCGgtcaaaagaaaatttatttagcTAGCTTAAGTTTACAATCAGAATCCACCATGGATATTCACAAATGCGAAGAACACACTAAACGATTCAATGATATAACAggagaaaaacaaaatcaagaaCTTCTCACAAAACAACCTCAGAAACAAATCTAAATACCTATCCCAATGAGTATTACCATGCAAAGATTCatacaagaaaaacaaatagctGCCCTATATAACCAGATAATCTCTTTCTATAACCATAGATGCAAACCTTAGAGGATGTTGGTCCAGTTATGGAGACTCGACGGCCCGAGGAGGATGGAGTCTGCGTTGTCCGACGAAGACCAGAGCCATGACCCGTGGAGGGTGAAACGGCATCGGAGAGTCTGGCTGCGGATGCCATAGGAGGCGAGCAATCGTCCAGAGTTTGACGAACGTAAAGGCAGGAGGAGTTGATGCCAAGAGCTAGCTTCACTTTCCTCCATTTGCTTCCCATTTCTCGCTCTCTGAGATGGTGTCTAACAGTACTTCCTCTCTTGCGCGAGAGAAAAAGTGGCAAAATCAGATCATAAGAATACAAAACTCTAACTGGGCATTTGCAAAAGATTCCAAAGCTCACCAATTTACACACTTTATGCTATAaaaggtagagagagagagagacgggttTGTTTTGGCTGCATTTGGTTTTCGACCTTTATTAGGATGTAATGGTGAAGAGAAAGAAGCCAAACAGAGTGGTCAAATTTGAGAGCAGCCTTTTCTTCTTGAAATCTTTGGTTTTTTCTTCTATCATCAGCTGTGGTGGATTAGAACAAGATATGCACGTATGTGTGTGTCGTTGAACGTGGAACAGGTATTTAGGGTCTTTATCTTTATCACCTATTTTCTAGGCGTTGGTGCTTCTCCAGTTATGAAATGGACGATAGTTTGAAAGGTAAATGATCCAAAAGATGAGGAatggtattaatttttttcttaaaagtcGCCAACAAGAAACAACCATTTGAATTCTTCttaccatttttctagaaataaaatctatagatatttgtttttctatcattctttcatcatctcataacattagataataaatttataaataaattataaaatataataaataatattcaattatttaatattatattaaaataataaataacattattcttttttaattattatttcaatCTAATATGAAagtattcatttttattaaaaaaaaaataacaaaaaatatttctggaATGGACTAGAAATTATTAAAGAGAAGAGAGGCTGAGCATTTTTGGACATCCTatgccaaaataaataaataaaatctcatcaaaagaGGAGACGAGACAAGTGCtgtcaaaagaaatataaaaataataataagattacgTAAAGTTTTGGGATTTGGAGAGTCAAATCTGTACAAGTTATCAGTTGTCAttcttcc is a window from the Carya illinoinensis cultivar Pawnee chromosome 14, C.illinoinensisPawnee_v1, whole genome shotgun sequence genome containing:
- the LOC122294759 gene encoding E3 ubiquitin-protein ligase WAV3-like; this encodes MGSKWRKVKLALGINSSCLYVRQTLDDCSPPMASAARLSDAVSPSTGHGSGLRRTTQTPSSSGRRVSITGPTSSKRTCAICLTNMKPGQGHAIFTAECSHSFHFHCITSNVKHGNQICPICRAKWKEIPFQTPAYDLSHGRSQINPVSRPQGDGWMTVRRRLLPPRLGTNGEISTIFQTPEPSVFDDDEVLDHQTEITETRTSANEAAVDNAIGIIHIKTYPEVSAVPRSASHTDFTVLIHLKAPVTSERQDRNGNLTELPPVCRNSRAPVDLVTVLDVSGSMAGTKLALLKRAMGFVIENLGPSDRLSIIAFSSTACRLFPLRRMTDSGRRQALQDVNALISNGGTNIAEGLRKGAKVLVDRKWKNPVGSIILLSDGQDTYTVSYNGARVQIDYQSLLPPSICRNGGEGLQIPVHAFGFGTDHDAASMHSISEISGGTFSFIEAEGVIQDAFAQCIGGLLSVVVQELQIGVECVHPSLQLSSIKAGGYQTSMVADGRMGFINLGVLYAEEERNFLVAVNIPVCSSEEMSLLNVRCIYRHPITKQMVSLEETNEVKIQRPEITSELVVSMQVDRERNRLRAAEAMAEARVAAENGDLAGAVSILESCHRVLSQTASAQASDRLSNSLCAELKEIQERMANRQVYEASGRAYILSGLSSHSWQRATARGDSTDSTSLVQAYQTPSMADMVNRSQTMIAENSAPHRSLQPAQLFLSR